One window of the Runella slithyformis DSM 19594 genome contains the following:
- a CDS encoding oxygenase MpaB family protein has translation MKKYSKLLLLFRNPAVRKELERLDPVHDHQRMVQLLAGYEFPFDMVRALELALFHTYASPSISSLLQKTGEFVKRGQKRYDDTSILIAQFMQEGYDSELGRRAIDRMNKIHGHYVIPNEDYLLVLATFVIYPIDWMEKYGWRKMTANEKQALFLFFREVGKRMNLTDIPDTLAELRAFAERYENRHFRYTESNRAIAEATVRIVENWFPKPLRPVVKPVFAALINEKLREAFGYKKPASAFCVLIEGSLRVRKWPLKFITFKPYPTLVGNTHWRTYPKHEFTLETLGPPSLNRKAPKQ, from the coding sequence ATGAAAAAGTATTCTAAACTTCTTCTGCTGTTTCGAAATCCCGCCGTTCGGAAAGAATTGGAAAGGCTCGACCCCGTGCACGACCATCAGCGAATGGTGCAACTGCTCGCGGGCTATGAGTTTCCGTTTGATATGGTACGGGCGTTGGAACTGGCGCTGTTTCATACCTATGCGAGCCCGAGTATTTCGTCGTTGCTGCAAAAAACGGGTGAGTTTGTCAAACGCGGCCAAAAGCGCTATGATGATACGAGCATCTTGATCGCTCAATTTATGCAGGAAGGTTACGACAGTGAATTGGGCCGACGGGCCATTGACCGGATGAACAAAATCCACGGTCATTATGTCATTCCCAACGAAGATTACCTTTTGGTGCTGGCTACCTTTGTGATCTATCCCATTGACTGGATGGAAAAATACGGTTGGCGCAAAATGACCGCGAATGAAAAACAGGCGCTATTTCTCTTTTTTCGGGAAGTGGGTAAACGTATGAACCTGACCGATATTCCCGACACCTTAGCAGAATTGCGAGCCTTTGCGGAACGCTACGAAAATCGTCATTTTCGGTATACGGAAAGCAATCGAGCCATTGCTGAGGCTACGGTTCGCATCGTAGAAAATTGGTTCCCCAAGCCGCTGCGCCCTGTGGTCAAGCCCGTTTTTGCAGCGCTTATCAACGAAAAACTGCGAGAGGCGTTCGGTTATAAAAAGCCGGCGTCTGCGTTTTGTGTTCTTATTGAAGGAAGTTTACGGGTACGCAAGTGGCCATTGAAATTCATTACGTTTAAACCTTATCCAACGCTGGTGGGCAACACGCACTGGCGTACCTATCCCAAACACGAATTTACCCTTGAAACGCTGGGGCCGCCTTCTTTGAATCGAAAGGCTCCGAAACAATAA
- a CDS encoding MarR family winged helix-turn-helix transcriptional regulator: MNYELLQELISHLAEYESQRSPAQRRDMEGFVSFLNHRVFEKSTQAAVNVETGETVEGLLSQLIAFLYRYAKGYIKKALEESSLITLDDFGYLAGIWQTDGCSKTEIIDMNIHEKTTGMEVIKRLVNNGLIVQTDDENDRRSKRLSITEKGKGALFGTFDEMRKASLIIAGNLNEIEKMQLLHLLQKLHFFHKPLFLHERDKSLDELLDKGRNG; encoded by the coding sequence ATGAATTACGAGCTCCTGCAGGAATTGATCAGCCATTTGGCCGAGTACGAATCCCAACGCTCTCCCGCACAGCGAAGAGACATGGAAGGCTTTGTGTCTTTCCTGAATCATCGGGTTTTTGAAAAGTCGACACAAGCGGCGGTGAATGTTGAGACAGGGGAGACTGTGGAGGGGTTATTGTCGCAGTTGATCGCTTTCCTATATCGTTATGCCAAAGGATACATCAAAAAAGCTCTGGAAGAGTCAAGTTTGATTACCTTGGATGATTTTGGGTATCTGGCCGGTATCTGGCAGACAGACGGGTGTTCAAAAACGGAGATTATCGACATGAATATCCATGAAAAAACGACGGGTATGGAGGTGATTAAACGCCTGGTAAATAATGGCCTCATTGTTCAAACTGACGACGAGAACGACCGCAGAAGCAAACGATTATCGATTACCGAAAAAGGGAAAGGTGCACTGTTCGGTACGTTTGATGAGATGCGCAAGGCAAGTTTGATCATTGCGGGCAATTTGAACGAAATCGAAAAAATGCAATTACTGCATCTGCTTCAAAAACTTCATTTCTTTCATAAACCCTTATTTCTGCACGAACGAGATAAGAGCCTTGACGAATTATTGGACAAAGGGAGAAATGGGTAA
- a CDS encoding TonB-dependent receptor, with amino-acid sequence MKTPVLLLFFLFISIVVAGQSTGTILGTVKDKRTQEALVGVTVQVEGTNQGTTTDTDGRFRLSLPVGSYNLKATFVGYKAASKFNIVLTSGNAQQINFELEEDAVQLAEAKVVFNRSISVASTETPNSIQKLTTEEIKNNPGGNFDISRVVQVLPGVGGTAGSVGGFRNDLIIRGGGPNENVFYLDGIEIPVINHFATQGSSGGPTGILNVSFIEDATLSSSSFNARYDNALSSVLQFRQREGNPERVQGNIRVSSTEVAGTLEGPISSKTTFLASVRRSYLQFLFKAIDLPIRPNYWDFQYKVTHKINKKTTLTAIGVGAIDEFTFAVPQESSPEKEYVLRSNPTINQWNYTTGFSLKRLLENGFLNVSMSRNMFNNRLDRFEDNRQGDERYRVLRSNSQEIENKLRIDVNKFIGKWEYSYGAVLQYVKYNNDFFNLLRREIKNAQGQITQPGIQVAFNTAVDFFKYGAFAQVNRKLLNDRLNLSAGLRTDMNSFTMEGNNPLQTLSPRLSAGYQLSDKWRLNASVGRYFKIPIYTVLGYRQDGNFINRSNKYIRSDHVVAGLEFIPTPTTRITLEGFSKVYNNYPISVRDGISLANQGGNFGAIGNEAVTSTGKGRSRGVEFFVQQKLTRNFFGVLSYTYFKSEFTGKDGKYIASAWDNRHLVSTQLGYKFKRGWELGLKWLYQGGSPYTPFDLEASRSRYLTTGVGIEDYARLNSQRLKAFSRVDFRVDKKWNYKKASIDLFFDFQNALLTTNAAIPQYTFERTADNSGFKTTDGQALRLDGSNAIPLILTNEDANFTPALGLVIEF; translated from the coding sequence ATGAAAACTCCTGTACTCCTTCTTTTTTTTCTTTTTATTTCCATTGTTGTCGCGGGACAAAGCACGGGCACTATTCTGGGCACCGTAAAAGATAAACGTACACAGGAAGCCCTTGTCGGCGTGACGGTTCAGGTAGAAGGCACCAATCAGGGCACCACGACCGATACCGACGGTAGGTTCAGGCTCAGTTTGCCGGTGGGCAGCTATAACCTGAAAGCCACGTTTGTAGGGTACAAAGCTGCCAGCAAATTTAACATTGTACTTACGTCGGGGAATGCTCAGCAAATCAATTTTGAGTTGGAAGAAGACGCCGTCCAACTTGCGGAAGCCAAAGTAGTCTTCAATCGTTCCATCTCCGTGGCGTCTACCGAAACGCCCAATTCCATTCAAAAACTCACCACCGAAGAGATTAAAAACAATCCCGGAGGCAATTTCGATATTTCACGCGTGGTTCAGGTATTGCCGGGCGTGGGCGGTACGGCCGGTTCAGTAGGCGGTTTTCGCAACGACCTCATCATCCGAGGCGGCGGCCCGAATGAAAACGTATTTTACCTGGATGGCATCGAAATTCCGGTCATCAATCACTTTGCTACGCAGGGAAGCTCGGGCGGTCCGACGGGTATTTTGAACGTATCCTTCATCGAAGATGCAACGCTGAGTTCGAGCAGTTTTAATGCACGTTATGATAACGCCCTTTCGTCGGTGCTTCAGTTTCGCCAACGCGAAGGCAATCCGGAGCGCGTACAGGGGAACATTCGGGTCAGCTCAACCGAAGTAGCGGGTACGCTCGAAGGGCCGATCTCGTCCAAAACCACCTTTCTGGCTTCCGTACGGCGGTCTTATTTACAGTTTTTATTCAAAGCCATTGATCTGCCCATTCGACCCAATTATTGGGATTTTCAGTACAAAGTCACCCATAAAATCAATAAAAAAACCACGCTGACGGCCATCGGCGTGGGAGCCATTGATGAGTTTACGTTTGCCGTACCGCAGGAAAGCAGCCCCGAAAAAGAATACGTTCTCCGCTCAAATCCCACCATTAATCAATGGAACTATACCACGGGTTTTTCGCTGAAACGCCTGCTCGAAAACGGCTTTCTCAATGTATCGATGAGCCGAAATATGTTTAACAATCGTCTGGATCGATTTGAAGACAATCGGCAGGGGGATGAAAGATACCGCGTATTGAGGAGCAACTCACAGGAGATCGAAAACAAGCTGAGGATAGATGTCAATAAATTCATCGGCAAATGGGAATACAGTTACGGAGCCGTATTGCAATATGTCAAGTACAATAACGACTTTTTCAACCTCCTGCGTCGTGAGATAAAAAACGCGCAGGGCCAGATCACACAGCCCGGTATCCAAGTGGCATTCAACACTGCTGTTGATTTCTTTAAGTATGGTGCCTTTGCGCAGGTAAACCGCAAACTGCTCAACGACCGTCTCAATCTCTCGGCAGGATTGCGTACCGATATGAACTCCTTTACCATGGAGGGGAACAACCCGCTCCAAACCCTGAGCCCGCGCCTGTCGGCCGGCTATCAGTTGAGCGACAAATGGCGTCTGAATGCGTCGGTGGGGCGTTATTTCAAAATTCCTATTTATACCGTTTTGGGCTACCGACAGGATGGCAATTTCATCAACAGATCCAACAAATACATCCGCTCCGATCATGTAGTGGCGGGGCTTGAATTTATTCCAACGCCTACGACCCGCATCACGCTCGAAGGGTTCTCGAAAGTATATAATAATTACCCCATCTCGGTCCGTGACGGTATTTCATTGGCCAATCAGGGCGGCAACTTTGGAGCCATCGGCAACGAAGCCGTGACGAGTACGGGCAAAGGGAGAAGTCGCGGGGTAGAGTTTTTTGTACAGCAGAAGCTCACCCGAAACTTCTTCGGTGTATTGAGTTACACCTATTTTAAGTCAGAATTTACAGGAAAAGACGGCAAATACATCGCTTCAGCCTGGGATAACCGGCACTTGGTATCCACCCAATTGGGGTATAAATTCAAGAGAGGCTGGGAGTTGGGCTTGAAGTGGCTCTATCAGGGCGGCTCTCCGTACACGCCGTTTGACTTGGAAGCGTCGCGCAGCAGGTACCTTACAACGGGCGTAGGCATCGAAGATTACGCTCGTCTGAACAGCCAACGGCTCAAAGCCTTCAGTCGGGTAGATTTCAGAGTGGATAAAAAATGGAACTACAAGAAAGCGTCGATTGACCTGTTCTTTGACTTCCAAAATGCGCTGTTGACTACCAACGCGGCCATTCCGCAATACACATTTGAGCGGACGGCTGACAATTCGGGCTTCAAAACCACCGACGGTCAGGCACTCCGCCTCGACGGCAGCAACGCTATTCCGCTCATTTTAACCAATGAAGACGCCAATTTCACGCCTGCACTGGGTTTGGTGATTGAATTTTGA
- a CDS encoding sugar phosphate isomerase/epimerase family protein, with product MNNRRTFIKNLGAAAGMAALAPELFAAEPNKLWFEISLAEWSLHKTIFNEKKLTNLDFPVVARKEFGIGIVEYVNQMFKDKAKDTAYLNDLLTRCKDNDIKNHLIMIDGEGGLAETDAAVRNKAVDNHKKWVECAKYLGCKTIRVNSFGRGTAEEVAKAAIDGLGKLGEFAAPVGINVIVENHGGYSSDGQWLSNVMKQVNMKNVGTLPDFGNFCVKRSDNSEWGGKCVEEYDRYKGVKELMAFAKGVSAKTNDFDEKGNEAKMDYARLLKIVKDAGFRGIIGIEYEGNVTSEYDGIKATKKLLERVGAMV from the coding sequence ATGAATAATCGCCGTACATTCATTAAAAATCTGGGAGCTGCCGCAGGCATGGCTGCGTTGGCACCCGAACTGTTTGCCGCCGAACCCAACAAATTGTGGTTTGAGATCTCGTTGGCTGAGTGGTCATTGCACAAAACCATTTTCAACGAAAAAAAACTAACCAATTTAGATTTCCCCGTCGTAGCCCGGAAGGAGTTTGGAATTGGGATTGTGGAGTACGTCAACCAAATGTTCAAAGATAAAGCCAAAGATACCGCCTATCTGAATGACCTGCTGACGCGCTGCAAAGACAATGATATTAAAAACCACCTCATCATGATCGACGGCGAAGGCGGTTTGGCCGAAACCGATGCCGCCGTACGTAACAAAGCGGTAGACAATCACAAAAAATGGGTGGAGTGTGCCAAATACCTCGGCTGTAAAACCATTCGGGTCAACTCATTCGGGCGCGGTACGGCCGAAGAAGTCGCCAAAGCGGCGATTGACGGTCTTGGAAAATTAGGCGAGTTTGCGGCCCCGGTAGGCATCAACGTGATCGTGGAAAACCACGGCGGGTATTCGTCTGACGGGCAGTGGCTTTCGAACGTGATGAAGCAGGTCAACATGAAAAATGTGGGTACCTTACCCGATTTCGGTAACTTCTGCGTAAAACGCAGCGATAACAGCGAGTGGGGCGGCAAATGCGTGGAAGAATATGATCGCTACAAAGGTGTAAAAGAGCTGATGGCCTTTGCCAAAGGCGTAAGTGCTAAAACCAACGATTTTGACGAAAAAGGCAACGAAGCCAAAATGGATTACGCCCGTTTGCTGAAGATCGTTAAAGACGCCGGTTTCAGAGGCATCATCGGAATCGAATACGAAGGAAACGTAACGTCAGAATACGACGGCATCAAAGCGACCAAGAAGCTGTTGGAGCGAGTGGGAGCCATGGTGTAG
- a CDS encoding S9 family peptidase — translation MMFFTSLPRVVLLLTLLLNASFTGFSQTKEKIVASDLTRIKQVGGIAISPDGKRAVYTVTTLEPAAEALEYEYRTHLWLVDLEAKTAPRAITRGTESASQAVWSPDGKSVAFVRAVKGKSQVFIMLLDGGEAWQLTDYKHGASGPQFSPDGRRILFSTGAAFSALMADSTLNPTKAGPTWSLEKAGFAKNEFLKKNTAKPNPDGTIEEIRAYLDKDVEDKKAKVINRLNFQGEASAGQELSFNHLLVIEVKEGAKPTPLTKGFYSYTGAAWSGDGKQIWFTARADSLLHPDRDTESRICVMNADGSGIRTVLVEKGRSFSQPTPSPDGQWLAFISSQAPVKSATLDQGHLGFLNLKAANAKYSINPFDRSPGNLKWVTLTFPKNKKEVGKVDYVYFTASSNGGVPLFRAVPAIDKVEQLSDFDSGVTDFDVLPNKVVFAKTEVINPSELYQADVLTKNAVKLSSHNDWVSKKALSLPEKRSFKNSKGQTIEYWIMKPTFAESGKKYPLLLNMHGGPTAMWGPGEASMWHEHQFFCAQGYGVVYANPRGSGGYGVDFMKANYRDWGTGPAEDVLRACADAAKETWADTSRQVITGGSYAGYLTAWIIAHDHRFKAAFAQRGVYELTTFMGEGNAWRLVPGYFGGYPWETEAKESMDANSPYSFVDKIKTPFLIKHGENDLRTGVIQSEMMYKSLKILGREVEYVRMPGATHELSRSGNPRQRIDRMLRIYEFFERYVGKK, via the coding sequence ATGATGTTTTTTACTAGCCTGCCGAGAGTTGTTTTACTGTTGACTCTTCTTTTAAATGCTTCTTTTACCGGCTTTTCCCAAACCAAAGAAAAGATCGTAGCCTCTGACCTGACGCGTATTAAGCAGGTAGGCGGCATTGCCATTTCTCCTGACGGAAAACGTGCCGTGTATACCGTTACCACCCTTGAACCTGCGGCCGAAGCCCTTGAATATGAATACCGTACTCACCTTTGGTTGGTGGATCTGGAAGCCAAAACCGCCCCGCGTGCCATCACGCGAGGGACCGAAAGCGCAAGCCAGGCGGTGTGGAGCCCGGACGGAAAAAGCGTAGCGTTTGTCCGCGCCGTCAAAGGCAAATCGCAGGTGTTTATTATGCTCTTGGACGGAGGAGAAGCGTGGCAGTTGACCGATTACAAACACGGAGCCTCCGGTCCGCAGTTTTCGCCTGACGGTCGCCGGATACTGTTTTCGACCGGCGCGGCCTTTTCGGCCCTGATGGCCGACTCTACCCTCAATCCGACCAAAGCAGGCCCGACGTGGAGCTTGGAAAAGGCGGGCTTTGCCAAAAATGAGTTTTTAAAGAAAAATACGGCCAAGCCCAATCCCGACGGTACGATTGAAGAGATCCGAGCGTATTTAGATAAAGACGTGGAAGATAAAAAAGCCAAGGTCATCAACCGCCTGAACTTTCAGGGCGAAGCCTCGGCGGGGCAGGAACTGAGCTTTAATCATCTGTTGGTCATTGAGGTCAAAGAAGGTGCGAAGCCCACACCGCTTACCAAAGGATTTTATTCGTATACGGGGGCGGCCTGGTCGGGAGATGGCAAACAAATATGGTTTACGGCCCGTGCCGATAGTCTGCTTCACCCCGACCGTGATACCGAAAGTCGTATTTGTGTCATGAATGCCGACGGCAGCGGAATACGTACGGTATTGGTGGAAAAAGGGCGCAGTTTCAGTCAGCCGACGCCGTCGCCGGATGGACAGTGGCTGGCGTTCATCAGCTCGCAGGCACCGGTAAAATCAGCCACGCTCGACCAAGGTCATTTGGGCTTTTTAAACCTTAAAGCCGCCAATGCCAAATACAGCATCAATCCGTTTGACCGTTCGCCCGGCAATCTGAAATGGGTGACGTTAACATTCCCCAAAAACAAAAAAGAGGTAGGAAAAGTGGATTACGTTTACTTTACGGCTTCCTCTAACGGAGGTGTCCCGCTTTTCAGAGCCGTGCCTGCCATTGATAAAGTAGAACAACTTTCGGATTTTGACAGCGGGGTGACGGACTTTGACGTACTGCCGAACAAGGTGGTTTTTGCCAAAACCGAAGTGATCAATCCGTCGGAATTGTATCAGGCGGATGTGTTGACCAAAAATGCCGTGAAGCTTTCTTCGCACAATGATTGGGTCAGCAAAAAAGCCTTGAGTCTGCCCGAAAAACGCAGCTTCAAAAATTCCAAAGGCCAAACCATTGAGTATTGGATCATGAAACCGACGTTTGCCGAGTCCGGAAAGAAATATCCGCTGCTGCTTAATATGCACGGCGGCCCGACGGCGATGTGGGGCCCGGGTGAAGCGTCGATGTGGCATGAGCATCAATTTTTCTGTGCGCAGGGGTATGGAGTGGTGTATGCCAATCCGAGAGGTTCCGGAGGCTACGGCGTGGACTTTATGAAAGCCAACTACCGCGATTGGGGTACCGGTCCGGCCGAAGATGTACTGCGGGCGTGTGCCGATGCCGCCAAAGAAACCTGGGCGGATACTTCCCGGCAGGTGATTACGGGGGGCTCGTACGCGGGGTATCTTACCGCGTGGATCATTGCGCACGATCATCGCTTCAAGGCTGCTTTTGCCCAACGCGGTGTGTACGAGCTGACTACGTTTATGGGCGAGGGCAACGCATGGCGTCTGGTGCCGGGCTATTTTGGGGGGTATCCGTGGGAAACGGAAGCCAAAGAGTCCATGGATGCGAATTCACCCTATTCATTCGTTGATAAGATCAAAACCCCTTTTCTCATCAAACACGGGGAAAATGACCTGCGTACGGGCGTCATTCAAAGCGAAATGATGTATAAATCCCTCAAAATTTTGGGCCGTGAAGTGGAATATGTCCGGATGCCGGGCGCTACGCACGAGCTGAGCCGCAGCGGAAATCCGCGTCAGCGCATTGACCGAATGCTGCGTATTTATGAGTTTTTTGAGCGGTACGTGGGGAAGAAGTAG
- a CDS encoding carbon-nitrogen hydrolase — MRNVKVGLVQMSCTADVDHNVEKAIAKVREAAAQGAQIVCLQELFKSLYFCDVEDHANFNLGEAIPGPTTDQFGELAKELGVVIIASLFEKRAPGLYHNTTAVLDADGRYLGKYRKMHIPDDPGYYEKFYFTPGDLGYKVFETKFGKLGVLICWDQWYPEAARITSLMGAEILFYPTAIGWDTHEQDPAVNLEQYNAWQTIQRSHSVANGVYVVSVNRVGREADQQFWGGSFISNPFGSLMYLASHDREEVKVVELDLDKTEYYRTTWPYLRDRRIDSYQPITKRLIDE; from the coding sequence ATGCGAAACGTAAAAGTAGGTCTGGTGCAAATGAGCTGCACCGCCGATGTTGACCATAATGTGGAGAAAGCCATCGCGAAGGTTCGCGAGGCGGCCGCGCAGGGAGCGCAGATCGTGTGTTTGCAGGAGCTGTTCAAATCCCTGTATTTCTGCGATGTGGAAGACCATGCTAATTTCAATTTAGGAGAAGCCATTCCCGGTCCTACCACCGATCAGTTCGGTGAGTTGGCCAAAGAATTGGGGGTGGTCATCATTGCCTCCTTGTTTGAAAAACGGGCTCCGGGGTTATATCATAACACTACAGCCGTCTTGGATGCCGACGGCCGCTATTTGGGGAAATACCGCAAAATGCACATCCCCGATGACCCGGGCTACTACGAGAAATTCTATTTTACGCCCGGCGATCTGGGCTATAAGGTTTTTGAAACCAAGTTTGGGAAACTGGGCGTTCTGATCTGCTGGGATCAGTGGTACCCGGAAGCGGCACGGATCACGAGCCTGATGGGGGCCGAAATTTTATTTTACCCCACGGCCATCGGTTGGGACACCCATGAGCAGGACCCCGCCGTGAATCTGGAGCAATACAACGCCTGGCAAACCATTCAGCGGAGTCACTCGGTTGCCAACGGAGTGTATGTGGTATCGGTCAACCGCGTAGGGCGCGAAGCCGATCAGCAATTTTGGGGCGGGTCGTTTATATCCAACCCTTTTGGAAGCTTGATGTACCTGGCCTCACACGACCGGGAAGAAGTAAAAGTAGTGGAATTGGATCTGGACAAAACGGAATACTACCGTACCACCTGGCCCTACCTCCGCGACCGCCGCATTGACAGCTACCAACCCATCACGAAGCGTTTGATTGATGAATAG
- the hisIE gene encoding bifunctional phosphoribosyl-AMP cyclohydrolase/phosphoribosyl-ATP diphosphatase HisIE, translating into MKINFEKSPDGLVPAVVQDHETGKVLMLGYMNEEALAKTEADRVVTFFSRSKQRLWTKGETSGHILEVKAILADCDQDTILIKAHPIGPTCHTGADTCFFEKNEGKAPFLNYLQKQIIRERKNNPSESSYTSKLFQRGVNKIAQKVGEEAVELVIEAKDTNDYLFKNEAADLLFHYLILLEQRGMDLDDIVEVLKERHK; encoded by the coding sequence ATGAAAATCAATTTTGAAAAATCCCCGGATGGGTTAGTGCCTGCCGTGGTTCAGGACCACGAAACGGGTAAAGTGCTGATGTTGGGATATATGAATGAGGAGGCGTTGGCCAAAACCGAAGCCGACCGGGTCGTGACATTTTTCAGTCGCAGCAAACAGCGCCTGTGGACCAAGGGAGAAACCTCCGGTCATATTCTGGAAGTCAAAGCCATTTTGGCGGATTGTGACCAAGATACGATTCTGATCAAAGCTCATCCGATCGGCCCTACCTGCCATACCGGTGCCGATACCTGCTTTTTTGAGAAGAATGAGGGCAAAGCGCCGTTTTTAAATTACCTGCAAAAGCAGATCATCCGCGAGCGTAAGAATAATCCTTCCGAATCTTCGTATACGAGTAAGCTATTCCAACGGGGCGTGAATAAAATTGCCCAAAAAGTGGGAGAAGAAGCCGTTGAATTGGTGATCGAGGCCAAAGATACCAACGACTATCTGTTCAAAAACGAAGCAGCCGATCTCCTTTTTCACTACCTGATCCTGCTCGAACAGCGCGGCATGGATCTGGATGATATCGTGGAGGTATTAAAGGAGAGACATAAGTAG
- a CDS encoding sigma-54-dependent transcriptional regulator: MAKILIVDDEKSIRAALRDILEYEGYEVEEAKDGEEGLNMILKNSYDVALCDIRMPKLEGLEVLLKAGEAERSTQFIMISAFGNVENAVEATKRGAYDFITKPPDLNRLLVSVRNAIEKSKLVAETVDLKKRIFKINEIVGESAPIRKVKDTIDRVAPTEARVLITGANGSGKEMVAKQIHERSSRANKPLIEVNCAAIPSELIESELFGYEKGAFTGAVKQRIGKFEQSDGGTLFLDEIGDMSLSAQAKVLRALQESKITRVGGDKEIKINVRVIAATNKDLKREIAEGGFREDLYHRLNVIPIHVPPLAERREDIPLLAEKFLYDVSQEYGGAPKTILPDAMQHLKSLPWTGNVRELRNVIERLVIMCGDQIMLDDVRLYASFGN, translated from the coding sequence ATGGCAAAAATCCTAATTGTGGATGACGAAAAAAGTATCCGTGCCGCCTTGCGGGATATTTTAGAATACGAAGGATATGAGGTCGAAGAAGCCAAAGACGGTGAAGAAGGCCTCAATATGATTTTGAAAAATTCGTACGATGTAGCGCTTTGTGACATCCGTATGCCGAAATTGGAAGGCCTGGAAGTGCTCCTGAAAGCCGGAGAGGCTGAACGCTCCACTCAATTTATCATGATATCGGCCTTCGGCAATGTGGAAAATGCTGTCGAAGCTACCAAAAGAGGGGCGTATGATTTTATCACTAAACCCCCGGATCTGAACCGTTTACTGGTCTCGGTGCGCAACGCCATCGAAAAATCGAAGTTGGTGGCCGAAACCGTTGACTTGAAGAAACGTATTTTTAAGATCAACGAGATCGTAGGCGAATCTGCGCCCATCCGAAAAGTAAAGGATACCATAGATCGCGTAGCACCTACCGAAGCGCGCGTACTGATTACGGGGGCCAATGGCTCCGGAAAAGAAATGGTAGCGAAGCAAATTCATGAAAGAAGTAGCCGCGCCAATAAGCCGCTGATCGAAGTAAACTGCGCCGCCATTCCAAGTGAATTGATTGAAAGTGAGTTGTTTGGGTACGAAAAAGGAGCCTTTACCGGCGCGGTAAAGCAACGCATCGGTAAGTTTGAGCAGTCGGATGGCGGCACCCTCTTTCTGGACGAAATCGGGGATATGAGCCTGTCGGCCCAGGCCAAAGTGCTGCGGGCATTGCAGGAAAGCAAGATCACACGCGTCGGCGGTGATAAAGAGATCAAGATCAACGTGCGGGTCATTGCCGCCACCAATAAAGACCTGAAACGCGAAATCGCCGAAGGCGGTTTTCGGGAAGACTTATACCACCGCCTCAACGTGATTCCCATTCACGTTCCGCCGTTGGCGGAGCGCCGGGAAGATATTCCCCTGTTGGCGGAGAAGTTTCTGTACGATGTTTCGCAGGAATATGGCGGGGCTCCTAAAACCATCCTTCCTGATGCCATGCAGCACCTGAAGTCGTTGCCCTGGACGGGAAATGTGCGTGAACTGCGCAACGTGATCGAGCGTCTGGTGATCATGTGCGGGGATCAGATCATGCTCGATGATGTACGTTTATACGCCAGTTTTGGCAATTAA
- a CDS encoding peptidylprolyl isomerase, with product MNRFCLLFLLLGCVQTMAQKKSRKEYLVSITTNYGEMKAILHDQTPLHKQNFLKLINDRFYDSLLFHRIIEGFMIQGGDPTSKKAKPGERLGGGGAELARIPAEFKPELFHKKGALAAARNNNPEKKSSGCQFYIVQGRVWDAEGLSAQLKRGGRVPTAAQKEAYTSIGGTPHLDGGYTVFGQVISGLAVVDSIARQPKDQADRPFKDVRMSMTVKKMKKKKITKQYGYVFE from the coding sequence ATGAACCGTTTTTGTCTGCTATTTCTCCTGCTGGGTTGTGTTCAGACCATGGCGCAAAAAAAATCCCGTAAGGAATATCTTGTGAGTATCACTACCAATTATGGGGAAATGAAAGCCATACTGCACGATCAAACACCTTTACACAAACAGAATTTTCTGAAATTGATCAATGACCGCTTCTACGACAGCCTGTTGTTTCACCGTATTATCGAAGGTTTTATGATTCAGGGAGGAGACCCTACGTCCAAAAAAGCCAAACCCGGAGAACGTCTCGGGGGGGGCGGTGCCGAACTGGCGCGGATTCCGGCAGAGTTTAAACCCGAATTGTTTCATAAAAAAGGTGCTTTGGCCGCTGCCCGCAACAATAACCCCGAAAAAAAATCGTCCGGTTGTCAGTTTTACATCGTTCAGGGACGCGTATGGGATGCGGAAGGACTGAGCGCGCAACTGAAACGCGGAGGGCGCGTACCTACGGCTGCACAGAAAGAGGCCTACACGAGCATTGGCGGAACGCCGCATTTGGACGGCGGGTATACCGTATTCGGGCAGGTCATCAGCGGCTTGGCCGTCGTTGACAGTATTGCCCGTCAACCCAAGGATCAGGCTGACCGTCCTTTCAAAGATGTGAGGATGAGTATGACAGTTAAGAAGATGAAGAAGAAAAAAATTACGAAACAGTACGGATATGTCTTTGAATAA